The segment TTTCATTTTCTACAAAAGCATAGCCTGCAATAGGCACTTGGCAACTACCATGCAAACGCTTATTCATGACGCGCTCGGCCATTACACAATGATACGTTCTGGGATGATTCAGGGGGGCAATCAATGCTCGCACTGCTTCTGCAGCTTTATGACAAACAATGCCAATGGCACCTTGCCCAACGGCAGGTAATAAAATTTGCGGCGGGAAAACATGCGTTATCACATCGCTCATCTCTAATCTTGCCAAACCTGCTTTTGCCAATACAATGGCATCAAAGTCTCCTGCCTGGCATTTTGCAACACGTGTGGGCACATTACCTCTTAATGAAAGATAATTTAAATCTGAGCGCACACGTCGTAGTTGCACAATACGACGCAAACTAGATGTACCCACATTAGCGCCAGCAGCTAATTCCTCAATACGCAATCCTTGTGGACTGATCCACGCATCACGGGGATCTTCACGCTCACACAATACAGGTAAAATAAGCGCATCAGG is part of the Candidatus Berkiella cookevillensis genome and harbors:
- the hemC gene encoding hydroxymethylbilane synthase: MKKLRIVTRSSKLALAQVDWVKNKLNNFYPDLDFDILKITTSGDKFLEAPLYKVGGKGLFVKELDDVLIQGEADIAIHSVKDVPQTLPDALILPVLCEREDPRDAWISPQGLRIEELAAGANVGTSSLRRIVQLRRVRSDLNYLSLRGNVPTRVAKCQAGDFDAIVLAKAGLARLEMSDVITHVFPPQILLPAVGQGAIGIVCHKAAEAVRALIAPLNHPRTYHCVMAERVMNKRLHGSCQVPIAGYAFVENESITLMGRVGHPDTTEMVEASCTMPFDAFEALGNEVAERLIAQGALSLIESFVKAKE